Within the Borrelia parkeri genome, the region AAGCTACTTGTTTTTCGTTTACTATTTCTTTTTTTCCTTATCAATTGGGCGTCCGTTTATAATTGGCATAAAGCTGCAATATCTGATATTATAATAGAAAAACCTACATAAGGAAAGAGGCAGTTTAGCTTTGATTGGTTCTAAAGTTCAAGATTATAAAAGTGTTCTTATTGTTGGCAGACCAAATGTTGGGAAGTCTACTTTATTTAATAAGCTTTTAAGCTCAAATAGAAGTATTACTGATGAAATTTATGGAGTTACTAGGGATTTGATAAAAGAGATTTGTACAGTAGATTCTTATAAATTTTATTTGATTGATGCTGGTGGATTTACCCTTTTAAAGGATGAACTTAGTAGGGTTGTGGTTAATAAAGTTATAAGCTTGCTTGATAGCATTGATTTAATCTTGTTTGTTTTAGATGTAAATGAAATTTTATCAGAAGATTATGAGCTTATTGAAAGGTTAAGAAAATATAGTGATAAGATAGTCTTGGTATTAAATAAAATAGATAGTCATCATAAGGAAGCCTTAACTTATGAATTTCAAAAGTTAGGCTTTCAAAAGAGCTTTTTAGTTAGTGCGACTCATGGAAAAGGAGTAAATAGCTTAAGAAATTTTTTAAAAAATTCAGTAGGCAAATTGGCAAGTGATGATAATCTTGATGTTAAGATTGGCATTATAGGGAAGCCAAATTCAGGCAAATCTACTCTTATTAATTTTTTAGCAGGACGTGAAGTTTCAATTGTGTCTCAGGTTGCTGGGACTACAAGGGATTTTGTTAAAGCAAGATTTCAAAGGAATGGTAAAACATTTGAGCTTATTGATACTGCTGGAATAAGGAGGCGAACAAGGGTAAATGAACTTATTGAACATTATTCTGTAAGTAGAGCTTTAAGAGTAATTGATATGGTAGATATTGTCTTTTTATTAGTTGATGTTAAAGAAGACTTAACGGCTCAAGATAAGAAAATTGCTCATTATGCAACTAAACGGGGTAAAGGGATTATTATTGTGTTTACCAAGTGGGATCTTGTAAAGTCAAAAAGCGGTTATTTTGAGGCTTTAAAGAATCGTGTTAAGTTTTTTTTCCCAATTTTAAATTTTTCTCCCATATTAAGAATATCTGCTCATAAAAAAGAGGGGGTAGATAATCTTTTTAAAGAAGCAATTAAATTAAAAAAACAACTTGAATTTAAAATAAGTACTGCTGATTTGAATAAGATGTTAAGTTTATGGATTAAGGATTATCATTTGAATGCTTCACATAAAGTGAAATATATAACTCAGATTAGTGTTAATCCTGTTAAGTTTATTTTATTTGCGAATAAAATAACTAATTTTCCAAATTCTTATTATAATTATTTAGTAAATAATATTCGTAAAATTGGTTATTATAATATTCCAATTTTAATAGAACTGAGAGAAAAAACAAGAGACTTAAAGTGAGATATATATTTTTATTTTTGATAGTTGCTAATCTGAATCTCTTTGCATTTGAGAATTTTTTTTATGATTTTAGTGTTAGAGCAAATTATGCAAAATATTTTAATTCGAGGAATACTGCTTTTAAGATAAACCCCCAAAAATATTATATTTCAGATAATTATTATGTTGAAGTATCAAATTCAATATTGGGAGATTATGCTTACTATTCTTTTTTTAATCGAAAAAATGGTGCGTCTTATATTTTACCAGGCTCTTATG harbors:
- the der gene encoding ribosome biogenesis GTPase Der, yielding MIGSKVQDYKSVLIVGRPNVGKSTLFNKLLSSNRSITDEIYGVTRDLIKEICTVDSYKFYLIDAGGFTLLKDELSRVVVNKVISLLDSIDLILFVLDVNEILSEDYELIERLRKYSDKIVLVLNKIDSHHKEALTYEFQKLGFQKSFLVSATHGKGVNSLRNFLKNSVGKLASDDNLDVKIGIIGKPNSGKSTLINFLAGREVSIVSQVAGTTRDFVKARFQRNGKTFELIDTAGIRRRTRVNELIEHYSVSRALRVIDMVDIVFLLVDVKEDLTAQDKKIAHYATKRGKGIIIVFTKWDLVKSKSGYFEALKNRVKFFFPILNFSPILRISAHKKEGVDNLFKEAIKLKKQLEFKISTADLNKMLSLWIKDYHLNASHKVKYITQISVNPVKFILFANKITNFPNSYYNYLVNNIRKIGYYNIPILIELREKTRDLK